A single genomic interval of uncultured Sphaerochaeta sp. harbors:
- a CDS encoding BMP family ABC transporter substrate-binding protein translates to MKKSIVFLLIMLLATSFVFAQGAKEATDAADAPLKVGVIYISPPGDMGYSYMHDQGTIAMEEHFGDKVEVIRMEGIPENESSERVMESLIDEGCKVIFANSYNYQQYMLNVAERYPDVYFEHCSGYLSADNMSNYFGRMYQMRYLSGMIAAEMSLSGKIGYVGAYDTPEVVRGINAFTLGARAVNPAATVTVVWTNTWFDPSLERQGAVALLDQGCDVIAQHQDTTEPAKAAIERGKYAIGYNADFRKIVGDDHVLVSPMWNWGNYMIPAVQSVLDGTWESQSYWGGLEDEMIHLSPISPLVPQDVVDEVMAVQDKIHDGEWDVFWGNLKDNTGAVRQKAGEKMSDDAMLTMDWFVEGVIGSV, encoded by the coding sequence ATGAAAAAGAGCATTGTCTTTCTGTTGATCATGCTGTTGGCCACTTCCTTTGTATTTGCACAGGGAGCAAAAGAGGCCACCGATGCTGCAGATGCACCCCTCAAGGTAGGTGTCATCTACATCAGTCCCCCTGGAGATATGGGGTACTCCTACATGCATGACCAGGGCACTATTGCTATGGAAGAGCATTTCGGGGACAAGGTCGAGGTCATTCGCATGGAAGGTATCCCTGAGAATGAGAGTAGCGAACGTGTCATGGAGAGCCTCATCGATGAAGGATGCAAAGTCATTTTTGCAAACTCTTACAACTACCAGCAGTATATGCTGAATGTTGCCGAGAGATATCCTGACGTCTACTTCGAGCACTGCTCCGGATACCTCTCCGCTGACAACATGTCCAACTACTTCGGAAGAATGTATCAGATGCGTTACCTCTCCGGTATGATCGCTGCTGAAATGTCTCTTTCTGGAAAGATTGGTTATGTAGGTGCTTACGACACTCCTGAAGTTGTACGTGGAATCAACGCATTCACCCTTGGTGCACGCGCTGTGAATCCCGCTGCAACAGTGACGGTTGTTTGGACCAACACTTGGTTTGACCCTTCCCTCGAGCGTCAGGGCGCAGTAGCTTTGCTTGACCAGGGTTGTGACGTTATTGCACAGCATCAGGATACCACTGAACCTGCAAAGGCAGCTATCGAACGCGGCAAGTACGCAATCGGTTACAATGCTGACTTCCGCAAGATTGTTGGCGATGACCACGTTCTGGTCTCCCCAATGTGGAACTGGGGCAACTATATGATTCCTGCTGTACAGAGTGTGCTTGATGGCACATGGGAAAGCCAGAGTTATTGGGGTGGCCTCGAGGACGAGATGATCCATCTTTCCCCGATTTCCCCATTGGTACCACAGGATGTAGTCGACGAAGTCATGGCTGTCCAGGACAAGATCCATGATGGCGAATGGGACGTATTCTGGGGCAATCTTAAGGACAACACCGGTGCTGTCCGCCAGAAAGCAGGCGAGAAGATGAGTGACGATGCAATGCTCACCATGGACTGGTTTGTTGAAGGCGTTATCGGTAGCGTCTGA
- a CDS encoding alpha-hydroxy-acid oxidizing protein: MKDVMELLSKRHLNADAPVLLGTVSGVASTKPRLITYFDEKVHAISIITTKSFQVEVNPGNREPVICETSVGNFGNSVGLRNPGMEQALYELRKLRAEHSFSSYLNVSLSANSVEDFITLVKAFDEVADLVELNFSCPHASVGYGASIGCDQNIASDYVRLIKEATKECKAPLFVKLTPNVDDIGMIAKAVVDSGADGLVAINTVGPIVHKDPGSGLPILQNKLGGKGGSSGHHVYERALSAIREIREACGDDVPLIGMGGVSSGTEAAALIACGADAVGIGSALGTVDQKAWPEYLAAVKREAEAILSGKDPAKKQSTSYIIKDRQMAYEKHQVVKSEQYGKDTRIITLDGTLDCKAGQFAFLWIPTIGEKPFSVAHNDPLTFIVKNRGPFSAELCALQVGDDIYVRGLYGAQLNNEKTKKALLLGGGTGVAVLPSLADQLQSQGTEMSILVGTSESVEGKALLEEHLSSYGSFTCIADDGRPGRVLDLLDSIPLEEEQACYLVGPEVFMAIACRKLLARGIKEHNLYLSMERTTLCGIGMCGECACGDRLTCRWGTFMQYEYLAKEAPELIAYD; this comes from the coding sequence ATGAAGGATGTGATGGAACTCCTGTCAAAGAGACATCTCAATGCAGATGCTCCTGTCCTGTTGGGAACTGTCAGTGGTGTTGCTTCCACTAAACCCAGACTGATCACTTACTTTGACGAGAAGGTACATGCTATCAGCATTATTACCACCAAGAGTTTCCAGGTGGAAGTAAATCCAGGGAACCGTGAGCCGGTGATCTGTGAGACCTCAGTCGGTAATTTTGGGAACTCTGTCGGGTTACGCAACCCTGGGATGGAACAGGCCCTGTATGAACTGAGGAAACTCAGGGCAGAGCATTCCTTTTCCAGCTATCTGAATGTATCGCTCTCGGCAAACAGCGTTGAAGATTTCATCACCTTGGTAAAAGCCTTTGATGAGGTGGCAGACCTGGTGGAATTGAACTTCTCCTGTCCTCATGCATCGGTTGGCTATGGGGCGTCAATTGGATGTGACCAGAATATTGCATCTGATTATGTGCGATTGATCAAGGAAGCAACCAAGGAGTGCAAAGCGCCCTTGTTTGTGAAGCTTACCCCAAATGTTGATGACATTGGCATGATAGCCAAGGCCGTAGTGGATAGTGGTGCCGATGGCCTGGTTGCAATCAATACGGTTGGCCCCATCGTCCACAAGGATCCAGGTTCAGGACTTCCCATCTTGCAGAACAAGCTTGGAGGAAAGGGTGGCAGCAGCGGGCATCATGTCTATGAACGAGCACTTTCAGCCATTCGGGAGATTCGCGAAGCTTGTGGCGATGATGTGCCGCTTATCGGTATGGGTGGAGTGAGCAGTGGAACGGAAGCTGCAGCACTGATAGCCTGTGGTGCTGATGCAGTCGGTATCGGTTCAGCCCTTGGTACTGTCGACCAGAAAGCATGGCCTGAATACCTCGCTGCGGTGAAACGAGAGGCAGAGGCTATTCTAAGCGGAAAAGATCCTGCGAAAAAGCAATCTACCTCCTATATCATCAAAGACCGACAGATGGCATATGAGAAACATCAGGTGGTGAAGAGTGAGCAGTATGGTAAGGATACCCGTATCATCACACTGGATGGCACGCTTGACTGCAAGGCGGGACAATTTGCATTCCTTTGGATTCCAACCATCGGGGAGAAACCCTTCTCTGTCGCTCATAACGATCCATTGACCTTCATTGTCAAGAATCGGGGACCTTTCTCAGCCGAGCTTTGTGCCTTGCAGGTCGGAGATGATATCTATGTACGGGGACTTTACGGTGCACAACTGAACAATGAGAAGACCAAAAAAGCACTCTTGTTGGGTGGTGGTACCGGGGTGGCGGTACTTCCCAGTCTTGCCGACCAGTTGCAAAGCCAGGGAACTGAAATGAGTATTCTTGTAGGAACCAGTGAGAGTGTGGAAGGAAAAGCCTTGCTTGAGGAGCATCTCTCATCCTATGGATCATTCACTTGTATTGCTGATGATGGCAGACCAGGAAGAGTACTGGACCTTCTGGACAGCATTCCTTTGGAAGAAGAGCAGGCCTGTTATCTGGTAGGTCCTGAGGTTTTCATGGCTATCGCCTGTCGCAAGTTGTTGGCTCGGGGAATCAAGGAGCATAATCTATACTTATCGATGGAAAGAACCACGCTCTGTGGTATTGGGATGTGTGGAGAGTGTGCCTGTGGTGACCGATTGACTTGCCGTTGGGGCACCTTCATGCAGTACGAATATCTGGCGAAAGAGGCGCCTGAATTAATTGCCTATGATTGA
- a CDS encoding bifunctional aspartate carbamoyltransferase catalytic subunit/aspartate carbamoyltransferase regulatory subunit, with the protein MEKQNAFAGRSLCVIEDFSKEERMYLFEQVRVLKQAMEIRDEEKLAPFRIDDRDFGIYEVFLEDSTRTKESFKNAANFHHAKVSELNSDSSSFNKGESYADTFNTLSGYENTIFIIRSKVEGVTRHLEEACAAYAERNKLYRKPVFINAGDGKHEHPTQELLDEFTFLEDNQWSNEELHLALVGDLFHGRTVHSKADGLKIFKQVKVDLVAPVELAMPEVYVNRMEENGYQVRIFSSIEEYLEQPDVASKWYFTRPQLERMGDRILQRQEELRRSITFREEFLDRIKKGTTFYHPLPRHKVTPTIPTFLDDTPLNGWERQSINGMYVRIVLLSLLAGKIGSEFVPVAKKVVYESEDYITEVDLHSRETKEKRVSEGVQPIRNGLVIDHILKGDSPGEIRRHMRLISSVLGLDAYKGGEWVSTSGQEDIFKGIIFRPGEYSLDRKQLKRLSAVAPGCTLNLIKDGRVINKFRLHLPPRIYNFEDLACTNEACISHPDQGEGVPAMFHRTKDNTFVCAFCNKTHTFKEIWKRGNK; encoded by the coding sequence ATGGAAAAACAGAATGCATTTGCAGGGCGATCGTTGTGTGTTATTGAGGATTTTTCCAAGGAAGAACGTATGTATCTCTTCGAACAGGTACGTGTTCTCAAGCAAGCGATGGAGATAAGAGATGAAGAGAAGCTCGCTCCTTTTAGAATTGATGATAGGGATTTCGGTATCTATGAAGTGTTCCTGGAAGACAGTACCAGGACCAAGGAATCTTTCAAGAATGCAGCCAACTTCCATCATGCAAAAGTTTCTGAGCTGAACAGCGACAGTTCTTCCTTCAACAAGGGAGAGAGCTATGCCGATACCTTCAATACCCTGAGTGGATATGAGAATACCATCTTCATCATCCGCAGCAAGGTTGAGGGTGTTACCAGGCATCTGGAAGAGGCCTGCGCCGCTTATGCAGAGCGAAATAAACTCTATCGCAAACCGGTATTCATCAATGCAGGGGATGGGAAGCATGAACACCCTACCCAGGAATTGCTTGATGAGTTCACCTTTCTTGAAGACAACCAATGGAGTAACGAGGAATTGCATCTTGCATTGGTAGGGGATCTCTTCCACGGACGAACCGTGCACTCAAAAGCTGATGGTCTGAAAATATTCAAGCAGGTCAAGGTTGATTTGGTAGCCCCCGTAGAGCTGGCAATGCCGGAAGTCTACGTGAACAGGATGGAAGAAAATGGTTACCAAGTTCGCATCTTCTCTTCCATCGAAGAATACCTTGAGCAACCTGATGTGGCTTCCAAGTGGTACTTCACCCGACCACAACTGGAGCGAATGGGGGACAGGATCCTCCAGCGGCAGGAAGAGCTACGTCGTTCCATTACATTCCGGGAAGAGTTCCTGGACAGAATCAAGAAAGGTACCACCTTCTATCACCCGCTTCCACGGCACAAGGTAACTCCTACAATTCCCACCTTCCTTGATGACACACCCCTCAATGGGTGGGAACGACAATCGATCAACGGTATGTATGTAAGGATTGTATTGCTTTCACTGCTTGCAGGAAAAATCGGCAGCGAATTTGTCCCAGTGGCTAAAAAGGTAGTGTATGAGAGCGAAGACTACATTACAGAGGTAGACTTGCACTCCCGGGAAACAAAAGAGAAGCGGGTGAGTGAAGGCGTGCAACCAATTCGAAATGGCTTGGTTATCGACCATATTCTCAAGGGAGACAGCCCAGGCGAGATCAGGAGGCATATGAGGCTTATCAGCAGTGTGCTTGGCTTGGACGCCTACAAAGGTGGAGAGTGGGTAAGTACCAGTGGCCAGGAAGACATCTTCAAAGGAATCATCTTTCGCCCCGGTGAGTACAGTCTTGACCGTAAGCAACTCAAGCGTTTGAGTGCAGTGGCTCCTGGTTGTACGCTGAACCTGATCAAGGATGGGAGGGTCATCAATAAATTCCGCTTGCATCTTCCCCCCCGCATCTATAACTTTGAGGATCTGGCTTGCACGAATGAGGCATGCATCTCCCACCCTGACCAGGGAGAGGGGGTTCCAGCCATGTTCCATCGAACCAAGGACAACACCTTTGTCTGTGCATTCTGTAACAAGACACACACCTTCAAGGAAATCTGGAAGCGTGGAAATAAATAG
- a CDS encoding SLBB domain-containing protein, with product MNKTRAHIVIVLILLMCCTFSLGAEETGLVIRSPLFGPQEKVFSSVENLEVQSFSAQLGLLSEVPIYDEEQRLLSAVSNGSYPVTPGDTFRLVYLDGMKSVTVDLQVDESSSVSIPGLGTIDGKDKTFSQVRKAIYDMVRTYYSYSNPQLVFIRTGSFMVSVVGEVVGTRVVPAWGLTRLSEVLQNATPYASTRDVRILHTDGSEEVFDLYKAMREGVLEEDPLLRSGDVITLERCDTLVMLSGRVYEEGTYQLLDSDRLEDLLTTYGGGLLSSADVQNIRIQRYNPDSGAWYVQYVNLLEQPDYRLSHLDQVIVDAQQPSLQTVTIEGAVSSSEVYDSLSTTALVGYPSGRIFYQFYPGESMKQMLSSLSSRFLAVSDLEGAYLLRSGNRIPLNIQSILYGEDENQSMQIQSDDTLLIPFTQRLVTVSGGVVRPGVFAYVPDKTVNYYLSLAGGLSDDAAYPSEVKVQGPDGKTIALGDPILPETTIAVAKETLARDIAPTVAIIGLVSSILGIVATVVNIILDSKSL from the coding sequence ATGAATAAAACTCGAGCACATATAGTAATTGTACTCATTCTCTTGATGTGTTGTACATTCTCATTGGGGGCAGAAGAAACCGGTTTGGTTATACGCAGCCCCTTGTTTGGACCTCAGGAGAAAGTATTCTCCAGTGTGGAAAATCTAGAAGTCCAGTCATTTTCTGCCCAGCTTGGGCTTCTTTCCGAGGTCCCTATATATGACGAAGAGCAACGGTTGCTGAGTGCTGTAAGCAATGGTTCATATCCTGTTACTCCTGGCGACACCTTCCGCTTGGTCTATCTGGATGGTATGAAAAGTGTAACGGTTGACTTGCAAGTGGATGAGTCGAGTAGTGTCTCCATTCCAGGCCTTGGAACCATTGATGGAAAAGATAAAACCTTTTCACAGGTCAGGAAAGCCATCTATGATATGGTACGTACCTATTATAGTTATTCCAATCCACAACTTGTTTTCATACGAACCGGTTCCTTCATGGTTTCGGTGGTAGGAGAGGTGGTAGGAACAAGAGTGGTCCCCGCTTGGGGGCTTACGCGTCTCTCGGAAGTGCTCCAAAATGCAACCCCCTATGCTTCAACCAGGGATGTCCGCATTCTTCACACTGATGGTAGTGAGGAAGTGTTTGACCTGTACAAAGCAATGCGCGAGGGTGTTCTGGAGGAGGATCCGCTGCTCAGAAGTGGTGATGTCATTACCCTTGAGCGTTGTGATACTTTGGTTATGCTCAGCGGCCGGGTATATGAGGAAGGTACCTATCAACTCTTGGATTCGGATCGCCTGGAAGATCTTTTAACTACCTATGGAGGAGGACTCCTCTCATCGGCTGATGTGCAGAACATCAGGATTCAACGGTATAACCCGGATAGCGGTGCTTGGTATGTACAGTATGTCAATTTGCTTGAGCAACCCGATTATAGACTATCCCATCTTGATCAAGTGATTGTTGACGCGCAGCAACCCAGCCTCCAGACAGTCACCATTGAAGGAGCCGTTTCCTCCAGTGAGGTATATGATTCTCTTTCCACCACTGCGTTGGTTGGCTATCCTTCTGGAAGAATTTTTTACCAATTCTATCCCGGAGAGAGTATGAAGCAGATGCTTAGCTCTCTCTCTTCCCGGTTTCTTGCTGTAAGTGATCTGGAAGGAGCCTACCTGCTTCGTTCCGGCAATCGCATTCCTCTCAATATCCAGAGCATACTCTATGGTGAGGATGAGAATCAGTCGATGCAGATACAGAGCGACGATACACTTTTGATTCCCTTCACACAACGCTTGGTGACCGTCAGTGGTGGGGTGGTCCGCCCCGGGGTATTTGCGTACGTACCGGATAAAACAGTGAATTACTATCTTTCCCTTGCTGGTGGGTTGAGTGACGATGCCGCTTACCCGTCAGAGGTGAAAGTGCAGGGTCCTGATGGCAAGACCATTGCATTGGGAGACCCAATTCTCCCAGAGACCACTATAGCAGTCGCTAAAGAGACCTTGGCCAGGGACATTGCTCCTACGGTCGCCATCATAGGCTTGGTAAGTTCCATCCTGGGAATTGTTGCCACGGTTGTGAACATTATCTTGGATTCCAAGAGCCTGTAG
- a CDS encoding polysaccharide biosynthesis tyrosine autokinase — protein MSQQEEYTQSISPFDAGEEGISIAELLHIFHKRLRWFFVGFILVVGLAFGYLQVAIPQYESEVSVLVDPIQTSSSFESLMDISASSTKIATEVELITSRSNIDYALSTLDLSQYTNSDGFDYRDKLVLGNLKERIVVSTVKDTNIVRIKVTDENPAFARDFANALASSYDTLLTGIAKNSKTAQREFIESQIPINDQALTAAGDALGDFRENSDIIQLTDKSSLLVEQISYYTLRLEPLKLQLQEAMVFLDAYNEGLRESGVEGVLSLDAIRKDPVVADKLSDLAAWKTELTMYESLSNPSTTQTQVSMPMDSSSRTYVISSAINQLNKDLLDRVSLLTRSYGNENNTQAIVQALTTEVGIQILEERGAVFISELSQLPVLERRLSELQRDVQIYEAIGLKLREMLEEVKLIEASVSGNVTVVDEAILPRNPVSPNRLLILAVAVLLGAAFGLLLTLAIEALDVSIQTEQQIQKIVGKDVPILGWIPMMKVSPLDLYPTLIVHNDPLSFESERFKLVANMLYNRSEKHVFSITSCSMAEGKSTIIGNIAIALAQMGSKVLVLDGDLRLPSMERYFRLKHREVGLVDYVTKKATLEECILRPIEKVPELHLLPPGNAPLVHAGIFSNPRYTQLIHYLESVYDFVIIDAPPLDSASELLSISKHVDGLIITVRAGITSKGSLFDLISSLRTANVPISGVVFNGVVPGSVGTGYRYGYGYGYGKGYGYGSYASRYSAEGTSGKLKKRRKHHIRKRSNGWYRKMYKRDLKNRGKISPEQFDAVLAFGPDSAYETITEWVEAERESANTQPKETKRVEVPVAKQEDPQKTTAPVKEDLMSLSDIENDTDAVGKKIEE, from the coding sequence ATGAGTCAGCAGGAAGAGTATACACAGTCAATTAGTCCCTTTGATGCAGGGGAAGAGGGAATTTCCATTGCAGAGCTGCTTCACATCTTTCATAAGCGTCTGCGCTGGTTCTTTGTAGGCTTTATCCTAGTTGTAGGGCTTGCCTTCGGCTATTTGCAGGTTGCCATTCCCCAGTATGAGTCGGAAGTGTCTGTCTTGGTAGATCCTATCCAAACTTCCTCTTCTTTCGAATCATTGATGGATATATCGGCTTCAAGTACGAAGATTGCCACGGAAGTCGAGTTGATCACCAGTCGAAGCAATATCGACTATGCCCTCAGTACGTTGGATTTATCGCAATACACGAATTCAGATGGCTTTGATTACCGGGATAAGCTTGTCTTGGGTAATCTTAAAGAGCGGATTGTGGTTTCCACGGTCAAAGATACCAACATTGTGAGGATCAAGGTTACCGATGAAAACCCCGCATTCGCACGTGATTTCGCCAATGCACTTGCCTCAAGTTATGATACACTTCTGACCGGCATTGCCAAGAACTCAAAAACTGCACAACGTGAGTTTATCGAATCCCAGATTCCCATCAACGATCAAGCACTTACTGCTGCAGGGGATGCCTTGGGTGACTTCAGGGAAAACAGCGACATCATTCAACTCACCGACAAGAGTTCTTTATTGGTTGAACAGATTTCCTATTACACGCTACGCCTGGAACCCTTAAAACTGCAATTGCAGGAAGCAATGGTGTTTCTGGATGCATACAACGAAGGGCTTCGTGAGTCAGGTGTTGAAGGAGTCCTGTCTCTTGATGCAATACGTAAAGATCCTGTAGTTGCAGATAAGCTGAGCGATCTTGCGGCATGGAAAACAGAATTGACCATGTATGAATCCCTGAGCAACCCTTCAACAACCCAAACGCAGGTCTCTATGCCCATGGATTCTTCCTCCCGCACCTATGTGATCAGCAGTGCGATAAATCAATTGAATAAGGACCTGCTTGACCGTGTTTCCCTACTAACCCGGTCATACGGGAATGAGAATAATACACAAGCAATTGTGCAAGCGCTCACCACTGAGGTCGGTATCCAGATATTGGAGGAGCGTGGAGCAGTATTCATCTCCGAGCTCTCCCAACTACCGGTCTTGGAGCGACGGCTCTCTGAGTTGCAGAGGGATGTCCAGATCTATGAAGCTATAGGATTGAAGCTACGGGAGATGTTGGAAGAAGTGAAACTCATCGAAGCTTCGGTAAGCGGTAATGTCACGGTTGTTGATGAGGCAATCCTTCCACGTAATCCTGTCAGCCCGAACAGGCTCTTGATCTTGGCTGTTGCAGTGTTGCTGGGGGCGGCCTTCGGCCTTTTGCTTACCTTGGCCATTGAGGCCTTGGATGTATCCATCCAGACAGAGCAACAGATTCAGAAAATTGTAGGCAAGGATGTTCCAATTTTGGGGTGGATCCCCATGATGAAGGTCTCTCCTCTCGATCTGTATCCAACGCTTATTGTACATAATGATCCGCTCTCCTTTGAATCAGAGCGGTTCAAGCTGGTAGCAAATATGCTCTACAACCGGAGCGAGAAACATGTGTTCTCCATTACTTCCTGTTCCATGGCGGAAGGGAAGAGTACCATCATTGGGAATATAGCCATCGCATTGGCCCAAATGGGAAGTAAAGTGTTGGTGCTTGATGGGGACCTTCGTCTTCCCAGTATGGAGCGCTATTTCCGTTTAAAGCACCGTGAAGTGGGCTTGGTGGATTATGTTACCAAGAAGGCAACGCTTGAGGAGTGTATCCTCAGGCCAATTGAAAAGGTTCCCGAGCTGCACTTGTTGCCTCCAGGCAATGCCCCCTTGGTGCATGCCGGCATCTTCTCCAATCCACGGTATACTCAACTGATTCACTACTTGGAAAGTGTCTATGACTTTGTCATTATCGACGCACCTCCATTGGACTCTGCCAGTGAGTTGCTCTCCATCAGCAAACATGTTGATGGCCTGATCATCACTGTACGTGCAGGTATCACCAGCAAGGGATCTCTCTTCGATCTGATCAGTAGCTTGAGAACGGCAAATGTCCCCATCAGTGGTGTAGTCTTCAACGGTGTTGTTCCCGGCTCGGTTGGAACGGGATACCGCTATGGATACGGCTACGGATATGGCAAGGGCTACGGATATGGTTCCTACGCATCTAGGTACAGTGCTGAGGGTACGAGTGGAAAACTGAAAAAACGTCGAAAACACCATATTCGTAAACGATCGAATGGTTGGTATCGAAAAATGTACAAACGTGATTTGAAGAATCGTGGTAAGATTTCTCCAGAACAGTTTGATGCAGTGCTTGCTTTTGGCCCTGATTCAGCATATGAGACTATTACAGAGTGGGTGGAAGCAGAACGCGAGAGTGCGAACACGCAGCCCAAGGAGACCAAGCGAGTGGAGGTCCCTGTTGCAAAACAAGAGGACCCTCAGAAAACGACAGCTCCAGTGAAAGAGGATTTGATGAGTCTCTCTGACATCGAGAATGACACAGATGCTGTTGGCAAGAAAATTGAGGAGTAA
- a CDS encoding orotate phosphoribosyltransferase — protein MKHIEDITNHYGPILAKKALELGAIRLQVQDPFTWASGYRMPIYNDNRRLLAESGARKLVSEAFAAMLKSLDFDPDNIAGTATAGIPHATTLADRLEKPLSYVRSSGKDHGLGQQIEGLGQGGTYAGAKVLLIEDLISTGGSSIKAVQAIAKAEGVCPYTLAIFTYGFATAQEAFASLDPACIFFTILDYDVMVASAQETGYVNSEEARLLTSWREDPFGWGEKQGFPRVDR, from the coding sequence ATGAAACATATTGAAGATATTACAAACCATTATGGACCGATTCTGGCAAAGAAAGCCTTGGAGCTTGGCGCAATCCGACTCCAAGTGCAAGATCCTTTCACTTGGGCAAGCGGCTACCGTATGCCCATTTACAATGACAACAGGCGACTGCTTGCCGAAAGTGGAGCCCGAAAGCTGGTCAGTGAGGCTTTTGCTGCAATGCTGAAGAGTCTTGATTTTGACCCAGATAACATCGCAGGAACTGCAACTGCTGGCATTCCTCATGCAACCACCTTGGCAGACCGACTCGAGAAACCATTGAGCTATGTACGAAGTTCCGGCAAGGACCATGGGCTTGGTCAACAGATCGAAGGGCTTGGGCAAGGAGGTACCTATGCTGGTGCCAAAGTGCTCCTTATTGAGGATTTGATCTCCACCGGGGGATCTTCCATCAAGGCAGTTCAGGCGATTGCTAAAGCAGAAGGTGTTTGTCCCTATACCTTGGCAATCTTCACCTATGGATTTGCCACAGCCCAGGAAGCCTTTGCCTCCTTGGACCCTGCATGCATATTCTTTACCATTCTTGACTATGATGTAATGGTTGCTAGTGCCCAGGAGACAGGGTATGTGAACAGTGAGGAAGCAAGATTGCTTACCTCGTGGAGGGAAGATCCCTTTGGCTGGGGTGAGAAACAGGGATTTCCCAGAGTAGATCGGTAA
- the pyrF gene encoding orotidine-5'-phosphate decarboxylase, with amino-acid sequence MSYQTLLAESAGKTGNIACMGLDPIVESLPVSSGNIRSDLNSFFQQLFRRMSLAGLVPAAFKPNLGYYQCLDHPRDEDFSGSSALADVLDMLESFFPGIPVILDSKRGDIARSSMNYAKEAFDVWQSDAVTVAPYMGSDSVEPFISFPEKGAYLLNRTSNPGGRDLQNLLVVKEDEKKRSLYLEVASQIVAYNQKTGSVGAVVGATNLQELEDIAAFYHDQSVPLLIPGVGSQGGSASEVMTILKKAGYPVALARINSSSALTHPWKNNPAPEDWLDLCMKNLRSLLEETSV; translated from the coding sequence GTGAGTTATCAAACATTATTGGCAGAAAGTGCTGGAAAAACTGGAAATATTGCTTGCATGGGATTGGATCCCATTGTTGAATCCCTTCCTGTGTCCAGTGGGAATATTCGCAGTGACCTTAATAGTTTCTTTCAACAGTTATTTCGGAGAATGAGCCTCGCTGGATTGGTTCCTGCAGCGTTCAAACCGAATCTTGGTTACTACCAGTGCCTCGACCATCCACGTGATGAAGACTTCTCGGGTAGTTCTGCCCTTGCCGATGTACTGGATATGCTGGAGAGTTTCTTCCCAGGAATTCCTGTCATTCTTGACAGTAAGCGCGGTGATATTGCCAGAAGCAGCATGAACTATGCCAAGGAAGCCTTTGACGTGTGGCAGAGTGATGCCGTAACCGTTGCTCCTTATATGGGAAGTGACTCGGTAGAGCCTTTCATCAGTTTCCCTGAAAAAGGGGCATATCTGCTTAATCGTACCAGCAATCCTGGTGGGAGAGACCTGCAAAATCTGCTTGTTGTGAAAGAAGATGAGAAAAAACGTTCTCTCTACCTTGAGGTAGCCAGCCAGATTGTCGCCTATAACCAGAAGACAGGAAGTGTAGGAGCAGTGGTCGGGGCGACCAATCTCCAGGAGTTGGAGGACATTGCTGCCTTTTACCATGACCAATCAGTTCCCTTGCTTATCCCTGGTGTAGGAAGCCAAGGAGGTTCTGCAAGTGAGGTTATGACAATACTGAAAAAGGCTGGGTACCCAGTAGCGCTTGCCAGAATAAACAGCAGCAGTGCACTGACCCATCCATGGAAGAATAACCCAGCACCGGAAGACTGGCTTGATTTGTGCATGAAGAACCTTCGCTCCCTGCTTGAGGAGACCTCTGTATGA